In a single window of the Candidatus Limnocylindrales bacterium genome:
- a CDS encoding helix-turn-helix domain-containing protein produces MKRTPFHEWPCSVARTVDLLGDWWTPLVIREAFLGATRFEEFQKGLSIGRNVLTQRLTRLVAEGLLERRQYQDKPRRFEYLLTEKGSDFFDVMLALLRWGDRWLDKGAGPPLLIRHKPCGHVGRAESRCPKCDQPLRWNDVDLEPGPGLTPELAAGFVATARSRRTKKPVLSVPEPDATEP; encoded by the coding sequence GTGAAAAGAACCCCGTTCCATGAATGGCCCTGCTCGGTAGCGCGGACCGTCGACCTGCTCGGCGACTGGTGGACGCCGCTCGTCATCCGCGAGGCGTTCCTCGGCGCGACGCGGTTCGAAGAGTTCCAGAAAGGGCTTTCGATCGGCCGCAACGTACTGACCCAGCGGCTCACACGCCTGGTCGCCGAAGGCCTCCTCGAGCGCCGCCAGTACCAGGACAAGCCCAGGCGGTTCGAGTACCTGCTGACCGAGAAGGGTTCCGACTTTTTCGACGTGATGCTGGCGCTGCTTCGGTGGGGAGACCGCTGGCTCGACAAGGGCGCCGGCCCGCCGCTGCTGATCCGTCACAAGCCCTGCGGCCATGTCGGACGCGCCGAGAGCCGATGTCCGAAGTGCGATCAGCCGCTTCGCTGGAACGACGTCGATCTCGAACCTGGACCCGGCCTTACGCCGGAGCTGGCGGCGGGATTCGTTGCGACGGCTCGAAGCCGCCGCACGAAGAAACCCGTCCTCAGCGTTCCGGAACCGGACGCGACGGAGCCATGA
- the dksA gene encoding RNA polymerase-binding protein DksA gives MFRTPFTAEQLEMFRRLLHAQRSQLMEDAGKTVTRMGDVAETFPDPTDRAAWESDSTRDLRIRDRERKLIDKIEETLRRIDDGTFGECEECGEVISIGRLKARPVTTLCIACKAEQEAGELKPNRI, from the coding sequence ATGTTCCGAACCCCGTTCACTGCCGAGCAACTCGAGATGTTCCGCCGGCTGCTTCACGCGCAGCGGTCGCAGCTCATGGAAGATGCCGGCAAGACGGTCACGAGGATGGGCGACGTTGCCGAGACATTCCCCGATCCGACCGACCGCGCGGCCTGGGAAAGCGACTCGACGCGAGACCTGCGGATCCGGGACCGGGAACGCAAGCTGATCGACAAGATCGAGGAGACGCTCCGCCGGATCGACGACGGAACGTTCGGGGAATGCGAGGAGTGCGGAGAAGTGATTTCGATCGGACGCCTCAAGGCGCGCCCCGTCACTACTCTTTGCATCGCATGTAAGGCAGAACAGGAAGCCGGCGAGCTCAAGCCCAACCGTATCTAG
- the bioA gene encoding adenosylmethionine--8-amino-7-oxononanoate transaminase, which translates to MTELPAGSALPPIADEVATARASELLADDRRHLWHPFTQTSEWLSYDPIIVESAEGFWLTDTAGRRYLDGVSSLWCNVHGHGHPAIVAALHAQLDRLQHSTMLGLSHVPAIELARRLVEITPAPLTRVFYSDSGSTSVEVALRMAFQYQLQRGQPGRSRFVTLSEAYHGDTIGSVSLGFSEPFHRGYEPITFRVSKFDPPYLCEPIAGRGACDETSLEAASSVSLARLEALLQREGETVAAVVFEPLVQGAAGIWPQPASFVRGVRELCDRFGCLMVCDEVATGFGRTGTMFAVEQAGISPDILCLAKGITGGYLPLAATLATEDVYEAFSGRPSEYRALFHGHTYGGNPLGCAAAIASLDVFRTENTLAHAARAAIRLAELLADHIAPLSCTGPVRQVGLMVGFDLWRDPERGVRFDTDERRAHRAVLIARESGVIVRPLGDTMVLMPPLSLPEPLLEQLVVTVARAVELATR; encoded by the coding sequence ATGACTGAGCTTCCCGCCGGATCCGCGCTGCCGCCGATCGCCGATGAGGTCGCGACGGCGCGAGCGAGCGAGCTTCTCGCGGACGACCGCCGTCATCTCTGGCATCCGTTCACGCAGACGAGCGAGTGGCTGTCGTACGATCCGATCATCGTCGAGTCGGCCGAAGGCTTCTGGCTGACCGACACAGCGGGAAGGCGTTATCTCGACGGCGTGTCGTCGCTGTGGTGCAACGTGCACGGCCATGGTCACCCGGCAATTGTCGCCGCGCTGCACGCGCAGCTCGACCGGCTGCAGCATTCGACGATGCTCGGGCTTTCGCACGTGCCGGCGATCGAGCTGGCGCGGCGGCTCGTCGAGATCACGCCGGCACCGCTAACGCGGGTCTTCTACTCGGACTCGGGATCGACATCGGTCGAAGTCGCGCTTCGCATGGCGTTCCAGTACCAGCTCCAGCGCGGGCAGCCCGGACGCTCGCGCTTCGTGACGCTGTCGGAGGCGTATCACGGCGATACCATCGGATCGGTCAGCCTCGGTTTTTCCGAGCCGTTTCATCGCGGCTACGAGCCGATCACGTTCCGCGTCTCGAAGTTCGATCCGCCGTATCTGTGCGAGCCCATCGCGGGCCGCGGCGCGTGCGACGAAACCTCGCTCGAAGCTGCCTCCAGCGTGAGCCTTGCGCGCCTCGAAGCGCTGCTCCAGCGCGAAGGCGAGACGGTTGCCGCGGTCGTGTTCGAGCCGCTCGTGCAGGGCGCGGCCGGGATCTGGCCGCAGCCGGCGTCGTTCGTGCGCGGCGTGCGCGAGCTCTGCGACCGTTTCGGATGCCTGATGGTCTGCGACGAGGTCGCGACGGGTTTCGGCCGCACCGGCACGATGTTCGCCGTCGAGCAGGCCGGCATCTCGCCGGACATCCTGTGCCTGGCGAAGGGCATCACGGGCGGCTACCTGCCGCTCGCCGCTACGCTTGCGACCGAAGACGTCTACGAAGCGTTTTCCGGCAGGCCTTCCGAGTACCGCGCGCTGTTTCACGGCCACACGTACGGCGGCAATCCGCTCGGATGCGCGGCTGCGATTGCGAGTCTCGACGTGTTCCGCACCGAGAACACGCTTGCCCATGCGGCGCGCGCGGCGATCCGGCTCGCCGAGCTGCTCGCCGATCACATCGCGCCGCTTTCTTGCACCGGTCCCGTTCGGCAAGTCGGCCTGATGGTCGGGTTCGACCTGTGGCGCGATCCGGAGCGCGGCGTGCGTTTCGATACCGACGAGCGTCGCGCGCATCGTGCCGTGCTGATCGCGAGAGAGAGCGGCGTCATCGTCCGACCGCTCGGCGATACGATGGTGCTGATGCCGCCGCTTTCGTTGCCCGAGCCGCTGCTCGAGCAGCTCGTCGTAACCGTTGCGCGCGCCGTCGAGCTCGCGACTCGCTGA
- a CDS encoding BON domain-containing protein: MESRSKAKRSDPSSGKNDPPSAKKKKAPGANHSGDVPDDSDAADATLALDPGSMEDEEIAASIREQFREEVGDDLAGVAVTCRRGCITLVGEVASEELREVARLIVEDENGLEVHDRILVSQIAGESPGETEEGERPLPDDIRIVQDDIDAEDVSGDILEVEDEGVGFMAPSRPVPER; this comes from the coding sequence ATGGAATCCCGCTCGAAAGCGAAACGCAGCGATCCGTCTTCCGGTAAGAACGATCCGCCTTCCGCAAAGAAGAAGAAGGCTCCCGGCGCGAACCACTCCGGCGATGTGCCGGACGATTCCGATGCGGCCGACGCGACACTCGCGCTCGATCCCGGCTCGATGGAAGACGAAGAGATCGCGGCGTCGATCCGCGAACAGTTTCGCGAAGAAGTCGGCGACGATCTGGCCGGTGTCGCGGTGACGTGCCGCCGCGGATGCATCACGCTCGTCGGCGAGGTTGCAAGCGAGGAGCTTCGCGAGGTCGCGCGGCTCATCGTCGAGGACGAGAACGGCCTCGAGGTCCACGACCGGATTCTCGTCAGTCAGATCGCGGGAGAATCTCCGGGCGAAACCGAAGAAGGCGAACGGCCGCTTCCGGATGACATCCGGATCGTGCAGGACGACATCGACGCCGAGGACGTCTCGGGAGACATTCTCGAAGTGGAAGATGAAGGCGTCGGATTCATGGCTCCGTCGCGTCCGGTTCCGGAACGCTGA
- the larC gene encoding nickel pincer cofactor biosynthesis protein LarC, with protein sequence MKIAHFEAASGIAGDMTVASLLDAGATRGLSLARLREALLAVPLGHYRIAASEVEVGGIRALHFDVEIEHAAHSHHRHWPDIREMLETGRQRGLPEGAFSRAVAIFEVLARAEAKVHGVSIDDVHFHEVGAVDSIVDIVGAAWCLDQLGIDACTVATIPTGSGFVDTEHGRLAIPAPATAALLAGFDVKAGDGEGELVTPTGAAILAAMAKPMRPIMTLEQVGCGAGTMRLRDRPNVLRVFIGNADEASDANVVVIEADIDDMTPAALAHACERLRADGARDVSVLPLQMKKNRLGMRVSVLADYGLLEKLSASLMLHTSSIGVRYRAAGRSVLARRIDVVETEFGKIRVKTVVRPDGSESAEPEFEDVARAAIAAAKPFADVRAAALKS encoded by the coding sequence ATGAAAATCGCCCACTTCGAGGCCGCTTCCGGCATTGCCGGCGACATGACCGTTGCGTCCCTGCTCGACGCCGGCGCCACGCGCGGACTTTCGCTCGCAAGGCTGCGCGAGGCGCTGCTGGCTGTGCCCCTCGGGCACTACCGGATCGCCGCCAGCGAGGTCGAAGTCGGCGGAATCCGGGCGCTTCATTTCGACGTGGAGATCGAGCACGCCGCGCACTCGCACCACCGCCACTGGCCGGACATTCGCGAAATGCTCGAGACGGGCAGGCAGCGCGGGCTGCCGGAAGGTGCGTTTTCGCGGGCGGTTGCGATCTTCGAGGTGCTCGCGCGGGCAGAGGCGAAAGTTCACGGCGTCTCGATCGACGACGTGCACTTTCACGAGGTTGGCGCGGTCGATTCGATCGTCGATATCGTCGGCGCGGCCTGGTGTCTCGACCAGCTCGGCATCGATGCGTGCACGGTCGCGACGATTCCGACCGGCTCGGGCTTTGTCGATACCGAACACGGACGCCTCGCGATTCCGGCTCCCGCGACGGCAGCTCTGCTCGCAGGGTTCGACGTGAAAGCCGGCGACGGCGAAGGCGAGCTCGTGACGCCGACCGGCGCAGCGATCCTCGCCGCGATGGCAAAGCCGATGCGGCCGATCATGACGCTCGAGCAGGTGGGATGCGGCGCCGGGACCATGCGCCTTCGCGACCGGCCGAACGTGCTGCGGGTGTTCATCGGGAACGCCGACGAGGCGAGTGACGCGAACGTCGTCGTCATCGAAGCCGACATCGACGACATGACGCCTGCCGCGCTCGCTCATGCCTGCGAGCGGCTGCGCGCCGACGGTGCGCGCGACGTGAGCGTGCTGCCGCTTCAGATGAAGAAGAACCGCCTCGGCATGCGCGTGTCGGTGCTCGCCGATTACGGACTGCTCGAAAAGCTGTCGGCGTCCTTGATGCTGCATACGTCGAGCATCGGCGTCCGCTACCGCGCAGCCGGCCGCAGCGTGCTCGCCCGCCGAATCGACGTCGTCGAGACGGAATTCGGGAAGATCCGCGTCAAGACCGTGGTGCGCCCCGACGGCAGCGAGTCGGCCGAGCCCGAGTTCGAAGACGTCGCGCGCGCGGCCATCGCCGCCGCAAAACCATTCGCCGACGTACGCGCCGCCGCGCTGAAGTCGTAA
- the bioF gene encoding 8-amino-7-oxononanoate synthase, whose translation MATSIQSAADLCEALDAARARPDFDSVLAEELRAVDDRGLLRRLRVIGGAQNGTVLVDGREAVLLCSNNYLGLANHPEVVEAAARATRAFGASAVSSRLISGHMTAHADLEERIAAWKSSEAALLFSTGYHANVGVICSLVGAGDVVVSDELNHASIIDGCRLSRARVAIYRHNDVESLRETLAGCADARRVLVITESVFSMDGDAAPLAAIADAAGEHGAWLMVDEAHAAGVFGPNGAGLAAELGLASRIDIHMGTLGKALASFGSYVAGSRRLIDHLINRARPFIFTTGLPPSAAAAAGAALDVIAREPERAAGLRARARALGQSLRDAGLDVPNLDSQILPVMVGDARRAVAAAARLLELGYYVAAIRPPTVPAGTSRLRLSLMATHTSEQIAGAASALASVLRDVHD comes from the coding sequence TTGGCAACATCCATCCAATCTGCGGCAGATCTTTGCGAAGCACTCGACGCCGCACGCGCGCGTCCCGATTTCGACAGCGTGCTCGCCGAAGAGCTTCGAGCGGTCGACGACCGCGGGCTTCTTCGCCGGCTGCGCGTCATCGGCGGCGCGCAGAACGGGACCGTGCTCGTCGACGGCCGCGAGGCCGTGCTGCTTTGCTCGAACAATTACCTCGGTCTCGCCAATCATCCGGAAGTCGTCGAAGCCGCGGCACGCGCGACGCGCGCGTTCGGCGCGAGCGCGGTTTCGTCACGCCTGATCTCCGGGCACATGACGGCGCACGCCGATCTCGAGGAGAGGATCGCCGCGTGGAAAAGCTCTGAGGCCGCGCTGCTGTTCTCGACCGGATATCACGCGAACGTCGGCGTGATCTGTTCGCTGGTCGGCGCGGGCGACGTCGTCGTCAGCGACGAGCTCAACCATGCGAGCATCATCGACGGATGCCGGCTGTCGCGCGCGCGCGTCGCCATCTACCGGCATAACGACGTCGAAAGCCTTCGCGAAACACTTGCAGGATGCGCAGACGCGCGCCGGGTCCTCGTCATCACCGAGTCGGTGTTCTCGATGGACGGCGACGCGGCGCCGCTTGCGGCCATCGCCGATGCGGCGGGCGAGCACGGCGCATGGCTGATGGTCGATGAAGCGCACGCTGCCGGCGTTTTCGGCCCGAACGGCGCGGGGCTTGCCGCAGAGCTCGGGCTCGCGTCGCGCATCGACATTCACATGGGAACGCTCGGAAAGGCGCTCGCGAGCTTCGGGTCGTATGTGGCCGGATCGCGCCGGCTCATCGACCACCTGATCAATCGCGCGCGGCCGTTCATCTTCACGACCGGGCTTCCGCCTTCGGCCGCAGCCGCAGCCGGCGCTGCGCTCGACGTGATCGCGCGCGAGCCAGAGCGTGCGGCAGGGCTTCGCGCACGTGCGCGAGCTCTCGGACAGAGCCTGCGCGATGCGGGCCTCGACGTACCGAACCTCGACAGCCAGATTCTTCCGGTCATGGTCGGCGATGCGCGTCGCGCGGTCGCGGCCGCTGCCCGTCTTCTCGAGCTCGGCTACTACGTCGCCGCGATCCGGCCGCCGACCGTGCCGGCGGGAACTTCGAGGCTGCGGCTCAGTCTCATGGCCACGCATACGTCCGAACAGATCGCGGGAGCTGCGAGCGCGCTCGCGAGCGTGCTTCGAGATGTCCATGACTGA
- the bioD gene encoding dethiobiotin synthase has translation MSARGIFLTGTDTGAGKTMVSCAILRALARRGINVAACKPVETGCRTEDGELVGSDCVRMAAASGQKPADVAAYLFAEPAAPLVAAEAEGRTIERDRLIAHFKRIASSADFVLVESAGGLMVPLAEGCTTRDLVIDLGLPVVCVVASRLGCINHALLTFQALRNSGIVPVGFVMNEVAFDEEFALAIKTNRAVIGRFAETTDLGSMPFVAEDRRDDLEHLADLAEQHLDLDAMLGR, from the coding sequence TTGAGCGCGCGGGGAATCTTCCTGACGGGCACCGACACAGGTGCCGGAAAAACGATGGTATCGTGTGCGATCCTGCGCGCGCTCGCGCGACGCGGCATCAACGTCGCCGCCTGCAAGCCGGTCGAAACCGGATGCCGAACCGAAGACGGAGAGCTCGTCGGCTCCGATTGCGTGCGGATGGCAGCGGCGTCGGGGCAGAAACCAGCGGACGTGGCGGCTTACCTGTTCGCCGAGCCGGCGGCGCCGCTGGTCGCTGCGGAAGCCGAGGGTCGAACGATCGAGCGCGACCGGCTCATCGCGCATTTCAAGCGGATCGCCTCGAGCGCCGATTTTGTTCTGGTCGAAAGCGCGGGAGGCTTGATGGTGCCGCTTGCCGAAGGCTGCACCACGCGGGACCTCGTCATCGATCTCGGACTGCCGGTCGTCTGCGTCGTCGCGTCGCGGCTCGGATGCATCAATCATGCGCTGCTGACGTTCCAGGCGCTGCGCAACTCCGGAATCGTGCCGGTCGGCTTCGTCATGAACGAAGTCGCGTTCGACGAGGAGTTCGCGCTCGCGATCAAGACCAACCGCGCCGTGATCGGGCGCTTCGCCGAAACGACCGACCTCGGGTCGATGCCGTTCGTCGCCGAAGACCGTCGCGACGATCTCGAACACCTCGCCGATCTCGCCGAGCAGCATCTCGATCTCGACGCCATGCTCGGCCGATAA